One stretch of Dethiosulfovibrio peptidovorans DNA includes these proteins:
- a CDS encoding peptidase M24, producing the protein MLGGETFMLREDRFNGAIDLLRDNKLDAVFLAPSADLKYVTGLSLKPDSRLKGLVLSRQGGAFFLCPSLYRDDVQSVENTVPIEEWADGEGAPSAFFRGLKKLALTGPVTMAFSRGIEAGEMMDLVHGTEITPKNGAYLLSPLRSVKSKEEQSLMRKASRMNDRMMEALTGYLTPGLRERDVVRFIMNFHESHGGNPRIPCVACGENSASPHYDGRANSVLAEQDMIMVDSGGWYDGYSHDMTRMFFLGPPTDEQRRIYEIVLEAQNTAEKHAITGAIPADLDAIARGIIRREGYGEAFCHRLGHGIGLDGHEMPYIAPDNRVPLQEGNCFSIEPGIYLRGMFGIRIENLVMLTSSGQEVLNLFPKEITVI; encoded by the coding sequence ATGTTGGGAGGAGAGACGTTCATGCTTCGAGAGGATCGATTTAACGGAGCCATAGACCTCCTGCGTGATAACAAATTGGACGCCGTCTTTTTAGCACCATCCGCCGACCTGAAGTACGTCACGGGGCTTTCTCTGAAACCCGACTCCAGGTTGAAAGGACTCGTACTTTCCCGACAGGGAGGGGCTTTTTTCCTCTGCCCTTCCCTGTATCGAGATGACGTTCAGAGCGTTGAGAATACCGTTCCGATTGAGGAATGGGCTGACGGAGAGGGGGCACCTTCAGCCTTCTTTCGCGGCCTGAAAAAGCTCGCACTGACCGGCCCCGTCACGATGGCCTTCTCTCGAGGTATTGAAGCAGGGGAGATGATGGATCTCGTTCACGGAACGGAGATCACCCCCAAAAACGGGGCCTACCTCTTGTCCCCCCTGCGATCGGTCAAAAGCAAAGAGGAACAGTCTCTCATGCGGAAAGCCTCGAGAATGAACGATCGTATGATGGAGGCTCTTACAGGCTACCTCACACCAGGTTTACGAGAGCGTGATGTCGTGCGGTTTATCATGAACTTTCACGAGTCCCACGGAGGTAACCCGAGAATTCCATGCGTAGCCTGCGGAGAAAACAGTGCATCACCCCACTACGACGGCAGAGCGAACAGCGTCCTAGCAGAACAAGACATGATCATGGTCGACTCGGGCGGGTGGTATGACGGCTACAGCCATGACATGACGAGGATGTTTTTCTTAGGCCCGCCCACGGATGAACAGAGACGAATCTACGAAATTGTGCTTGAGGCACAGAATACAGCGGAAAAACACGCCATCACCGGAGCAATCCCAGCGGATCTCGACGCTATCGCCAGAGGGATCATCCGTCGCGAGGGATACGGAGAGGCGTTTTGTCACAGATTGGGACATGGTATAGGGTTGGACGGCCACGAGATGCCGTATATCGCTCCAGATAACCGTGTTCCTCTACAAGAGGGCAACTGTTTCAGCATTGAGCCCGGTATCTATTTGAGAGGGATGTTCGGCATCCGAATCGAAAACCTCGTTATGCTGACCTCTTCAGGACAGGAAGTCTTAAACCTGTTTCCTAAGGAGATCACGGTCATATAG
- a CDS encoding cyclase produces the protein MTLLEMYQELKTKTFVDLTHAFGPGIPHFPALPNMEQDTIYTVEKDGFWVEKMTIVGQWGTHADSPRHFSVGKRTLDEIDVKEMFLPLVVIDMSQEAAQNPDKALSVEDIKKWESVHGPVPEGCFVALRTDWYKRWPDCDAIDNKDEQGVPHYPGYSLESLAYLYEERKITASGHETPDTDCGISSARGELPCEFYILDQNHYQIEFMANLDKVPPTGALIVAAFPKLHKGSGFPARCFAILP, from the coding sequence ATGACGTTGCTTGAGATGTATCAGGAGTTGAAGACCAAGACCTTTGTGGACCTGACCCATGCGTTCGGCCCAGGGATACCGCACTTTCCGGCCTTGCCTAACATGGAGCAAGACACCATCTACACCGTCGAAAAGGACGGTTTCTGGGTGGAGAAGATGACCATCGTGGGCCAGTGGGGAACTCACGCAGACTCGCCGCGGCATTTCTCCGTTGGAAAGCGGACCCTGGACGAGATCGACGTGAAGGAGATGTTCCTTCCCCTTGTGGTCATCGACATGTCTCAGGAGGCAGCCCAAAACCCCGATAAAGCTCTCTCGGTGGAGGACATCAAAAAATGGGAGAGCGTCCACGGTCCCGTGCCCGAAGGGTGTTTTGTGGCCCTTCGAACCGACTGGTATAAGCGGTGGCCCGATTGCGACGCCATCGACAACAAGGACGAGCAAGGGGTGCCCCACTATCCAGGATACAGCCTTGAGTCCCTGGCCTATCTGTACGAGGAACGGAAGATCACGGCATCAGGGCACGAGACCCCGGACACCGACTGCGGAATCTCCTCGGCTCGAGGTGAGCTTCCCTGCGAGTTCTACATCCTCGACCAAAACCACTACCAGATCGAGTTCATGGCCAACCTCGACAAGGTACCCCCGACAGGAGCTCTTATCGTGGCGGCTTTTCCCAAACTCCACAAAGGTTCTGGCTTCCCTGCACGTTGCTTCGCCATCCTGCCGTAA
- a CDS encoding peptide ABC transporter ATP-binding protein, which yields MNPAETRTIDLIQIRALKKHFPVAGGLLHAVDDVSLAIKKGSTLGLVGESGCGKSTLGRVVIGLLNATAGEVLFDGQNVLNMSTQELKEFRRHAQIVFQDPFSSLNPRMSVYQLIAEPLLINKVFNTNQKVVVKVQELMETVGLAERLITSFPHELDGGRRQRIGVARALALDPDFIVLDEPVSALDVSIQAQILNLLADLKEQRGYTYLFISHNLSVVRYVSDEVAVMYLGQVVEKAPNVELFQKPIHPYTQALLSAVPTIEVGRDKGRIILEGDVPSPINPPDGCRFAPRCRYRQESCTEATPTLQEIDQRHYVRCHRSGELV from the coding sequence ATGAATCCTGCAGAAACTCGCACGATTGACCTTATTCAAATCAGAGCACTGAAGAAACACTTCCCCGTTGCAGGAGGTCTTTTGCACGCCGTGGATGATGTCTCCCTCGCCATCAAGAAAGGGAGTACTCTGGGCCTCGTAGGTGAATCAGGTTGTGGAAAATCGACCCTTGGACGAGTGGTCATTGGCTTGCTTAACGCCACCGCAGGGGAAGTCCTCTTCGACGGACAGAACGTCCTGAATATGTCCACTCAAGAACTGAAGGAATTTCGGCGTCATGCCCAGATCGTCTTCCAGGACCCCTTCTCCTCATTGAACCCCAGGATGTCGGTCTACCAGCTGATCGCCGAGCCCTTACTGATCAACAAGGTCTTTAACACAAACCAGAAGGTCGTGGTCAAAGTCCAGGAACTCATGGAGACCGTCGGCCTGGCCGAAAGGCTGATCACATCCTTTCCCCACGAGCTTGACGGCGGTCGTCGTCAGAGAATTGGCGTCGCACGAGCCCTTGCTCTTGACCCCGACTTTATCGTCCTGGACGAGCCTGTCTCCGCCTTGGACGTCTCCATCCAGGCCCAGATATTAAATCTCCTTGCCGATCTGAAGGAGCAGCGAGGGTACACCTATCTTTTCATCTCCCATAACCTGAGCGTGGTGCGCTACGTCTCTGACGAGGTGGCCGTCATGTACCTTGGTCAGGTGGTCGAAAAGGCCCCCAACGTGGAACTTTTCCAAAAGCCGATTCATCCCTATACCCAGGCTCTTCTCTCCGCCGTTCCAACTATTGAGGTCGGACGTGACAAGGGCCGCATCATCCTTGAGGGAGACGTCCCAAGCCCCATAAACCCTCCCGACGGTTGTCGCTTCGCTCCTCGCTGCCGCTATAGGCAGGAGAGCTGTACCGAGGCAACACCTACTTTGCAAGAGATTGACCAACGTCACTACGTGCGGTGTCATCGTTCCGGTGAACTGGTCTAG
- a CDS encoding dipeptide/oligopeptide/nickel ABC transporter ATP-binding protein, with protein sequence MGKTSNRPLLDIRELSVRFETDSGIVHAVNDLNLTLQSGKALGFVGETGAGKTTTALAVLQLIQSPPGVIEKGEIYFEGQDILRMSELERRQMRGSQISMIFQDPMTSLNPIMTVEDQIMEMLSLHASEGVKVRLEQAHEMLSLVGIQPDRGKEYPHQFSGGMRQRVGIAIALACKPALLIADEPTTALDVTIQAQVIDLIKNLQKKVNTSLLLITHDLGIVAEICDDVAIMYAGRLVEYGPICTLYENPLHPYTQGLFDAVPRLDSTPGGRLSVIPGRMPDPTDLPTGCRFSPRCFWAKEICHNTPCGMREYEPNHFVDCYFPINRKEGTSP encoded by the coding sequence ATGGGAAAAACATCCAATAGACCGCTTTTGGATATTCGAGAGCTCTCCGTCCGGTTTGAGACTGACTCGGGTATCGTCCATGCGGTAAACGACCTCAACCTGACCCTGCAATCAGGAAAGGCCCTGGGTTTCGTTGGTGAAACCGGTGCTGGAAAGACAACGACGGCCCTCGCTGTACTTCAGCTTATACAGAGCCCCCCGGGAGTCATTGAAAAAGGGGAGATCTACTTCGAGGGACAGGACATACTGAGGATGAGCGAGCTGGAGCGACGACAAATGAGGGGGAGCCAGATATCCATGATCTTTCAGGACCCCATGACCTCCCTCAACCCCATTATGACCGTCGAGGATCAAATCATGGAGATGTTGTCCCTTCACGCCAGCGAGGGCGTCAAAGTGCGGCTGGAGCAAGCCCACGAGATGCTGAGCTTGGTTGGGATCCAACCAGATCGGGGTAAAGAATATCCCCATCAATTCTCCGGCGGAATGCGCCAGAGGGTTGGTATCGCCATCGCCCTGGCCTGCAAGCCTGCCTTGCTCATCGCCGACGAGCCGACTACAGCTCTGGATGTAACTATTCAAGCTCAGGTCATCGACCTTATAAAAAACCTTCAGAAGAAGGTCAACACGTCCCTTCTCCTGATCACCCATGATCTGGGAATCGTAGCGGAAATCTGCGATGATGTCGCCATCATGTATGCTGGACGATTGGTGGAGTACGGTCCAATTTGTACACTTTATGAAAACCCCCTTCACCCCTATACCCAAGGGCTTTTCGACGCCGTTCCGCGTTTGGACAGCACCCCGGGAGGCCGCCTGAGCGTTATTCCCGGCCGTATGCCGGACCCCACGGACCTTCCTACGGGATGTCGATTTTCACCTCGGTGTTTCTGGGCCAAGGAGATCTGCCACAATACTCCTTGTGGGATGAGGGAGTATGAGCCCAACCATTTTGTGGATTGCTACTTCCCTATTAACAGGAAAGAGGGGACTTCTCCATGA
- a CDS encoding DNA-binding protein: MKKNLCTALILVCALVLSGLATVYAAPMESFNMGLEGDAKNLDPHRATDTMSFTVLRHINEPLVTVDGRTKKLVPVLAERWEMLDPETYKFYLKKGVKFHNGEELTAEDVVFSLKRATQKECVHAGSRGRLIDPDGFKIVDRYTVIVKTRGPIGGWLGSMKHPFASIFSKKAVEEGGEEYFRNPVGTGPFVFKNWVKGEKIELERFEDYHGKPANFKKLTFRVMPDDSSRVIALETGKVDMIYGVPPSEVERLNNSPKTKVVLAPGLRLRYLGMNTQKKPLSDPKVRLAIEYAINKEAYGQVVYQGNSDQPDGPLIPASTFTPKNAKPFPYDPKKAKALLKEAGYPDGFTMELRTGNLQDNVNGATVIQSMLSQIGITVDIKVFEPGALVSKMVNEDDYDSYIAQWGMQTSRSAGTFWLSLFSSGGIGSSNWARLNDAKVDEYIQAAQHCVDAKKHEELLQKIWDRLNTVHPIVPLVVPKELYGARKDLGGLEELADGQLNYLGNLYLKD, from the coding sequence ATGAAGAAAAACCTGTGCACAGCATTAATTCTTGTCTGCGCTCTGGTTTTGAGCGGCTTAGCAACTGTGTATGCAGCTCCTATGGAGAGCTTTAACATGGGATTGGAGGGGGATGCGAAAAACCTCGATCCTCACCGGGCAACGGACACCATGTCCTTCACCGTTTTGAGGCACATCAACGAACCCCTGGTAACCGTTGACGGCAGAACAAAAAAACTGGTCCCGGTCCTGGCGGAGCGCTGGGAGATGCTTGATCCCGAGACGTACAAATTCTACCTGAAGAAGGGCGTCAAATTCCACAACGGCGAGGAACTCACCGCTGAGGACGTGGTCTTTTCACTCAAACGCGCCACCCAGAAGGAGTGCGTTCACGCGGGGAGTCGGGGACGACTGATCGATCCTGACGGATTCAAGATCGTCGATCGCTACACCGTGATCGTGAAAACTCGTGGCCCCATTGGTGGATGGCTTGGATCCATGAAACACCCCTTCGCAAGCATCTTCAGTAAAAAGGCCGTCGAGGAAGGCGGAGAAGAATATTTCCGTAATCCCGTCGGCACCGGGCCTTTCGTCTTTAAAAACTGGGTCAAGGGAGAGAAAATTGAGCTTGAGCGTTTTGAGGACTACCATGGCAAACCCGCCAACTTCAAAAAGCTCACCTTCCGTGTCATGCCCGATGACAGCAGCCGCGTCATCGCCCTGGAGACCGGCAAGGTTGACATGATTTACGGCGTTCCGCCAAGTGAGGTCGAGAGGTTGAACAACTCACCCAAGACAAAGGTGGTCCTGGCTCCAGGATTACGGCTTCGCTACCTCGGCATGAACACTCAGAAGAAGCCTCTGAGCGATCCGAAAGTTCGCCTGGCTATCGAATACGCCATCAACAAGGAAGCCTACGGTCAAGTGGTCTACCAGGGAAATTCGGACCAACCAGACGGCCCTCTGATTCCGGCAAGCACCTTTACCCCCAAGAATGCCAAGCCATTCCCCTACGATCCCAAGAAGGCCAAGGCTCTTTTGAAAGAGGCTGGATATCCGGACGGCTTCACCATGGAGCTACGGACCGGTAACCTCCAGGACAACGTCAACGGTGCCACAGTTATCCAGTCTATGCTCAGCCAGATTGGTATTACCGTTGACATCAAAGTCTTCGAGCCCGGAGCCCTCGTATCCAAGATGGTGAACGAGGACGACTACGACTCCTACATTGCCCAGTGGGGAATGCAAACGTCTCGAAGCGCCGGGACGTTCTGGCTCAGCCTCTTTTCCTCGGGCGGCATCGGTTCGTCAAACTGGGCTCGCCTCAACGATGCCAAGGTCGACGAGTATATACAGGCTGCCCAACACTGTGTCGACGCTAAAAAACACGAGGAACTTCTCCAAAAGATTTGGGATCGCCTGAACACCGTCCATCCGATAGTGCCTTTGGTCGTGCCCAAGGAGCTCTACGGGGCCCGCAAGGACCTCGGCGGCTTAGAAGAACTTGCTGACGGACAGCTGAACTACTTGGGCAATCTCTACCTGAAAGACTAA
- a CDS encoding peptidase M20: protein MAAPDVLRLSKDLSDYIVHAKRKIHQNPELGMAEFATTEFVRSELKSFGIDVAPWGEGTVGALGLLKGSGPGTGSAIALRADMDALPIQEVTGLPDESKVPGVMHACGHDCHTAMLLGVAKILSGMRDRFAGTVKFLFQPAEETLNGARYMIERGVLDDPKADCIVGLHGHSGFDVGELAFRSGPSMASSDFFTATITGTSGHGAYPHRIQKDPILAASNATLAIQSIITRQVDAIDSVVISICEIHGGSAKNIIPEVVQFGGSVRCQREETRKTIEGRIRDIVNHSAALYKCTADLNYHYGVPPLVNDSDLVAIARESARKIVGDERVRSIDVPAMGSEDFAEYLQVLPRGLFVRLGVHSPGQPNPIFHNGSFVFSEEALPYGTAFFVQFVLDMNGDDGRQ from the coding sequence ATGGCGGCCCCTGATGTTTTGAGGTTATCTAAGGATCTCTCGGACTATATCGTACACGCAAAAAGGAAAATTCATCAAAACCCAGAGCTCGGCATGGCCGAGTTCGCCACGACAGAATTTGTCCGATCAGAGCTGAAGTCCTTTGGAATCGACGTAGCGCCCTGGGGTGAGGGAACTGTAGGAGCTCTCGGACTTCTCAAAGGCTCTGGCCCCGGTACAGGCTCTGCCATCGCTCTTCGGGCAGATATGGACGCACTTCCCATACAGGAGGTAACCGGTCTCCCCGACGAATCAAAGGTCCCAGGCGTTATGCACGCCTGCGGGCACGACTGTCACACCGCCATGCTTTTAGGGGTGGCGAAGATTTTGTCGGGCATGAGAGATCGTTTCGCCGGCACGGTCAAATTCCTCTTCCAACCTGCAGAGGAAACCTTGAACGGCGCACGATACATGATCGAACGGGGCGTCCTTGATGATCCTAAAGCTGACTGTATCGTGGGACTTCACGGTCATTCAGGGTTTGACGTGGGCGAGCTGGCCTTTCGATCCGGTCCCTCCATGGCCTCTTCTGATTTCTTCACCGCCACCATAACGGGAACCAGTGGACATGGCGCCTACCCTCATAGAATCCAGAAAGATCCAATTCTGGCAGCCTCCAACGCCACACTCGCCATTCAGAGCATCATCACTCGCCAGGTAGACGCCATAGACAGCGTTGTCATCTCCATTTGCGAGATTCATGGAGGTTCGGCGAAAAACATCATCCCCGAAGTGGTCCAGTTTGGAGGATCAGTGCGATGTCAACGCGAGGAGACCAGGAAAACCATTGAAGGGCGCATTCGAGATATTGTCAATCATTCAGCGGCACTGTACAAATGCACGGCTGACCTGAACTATCACTACGGAGTTCCTCCTTTGGTCAACGACTCAGACCTGGTAGCAATAGCCCGAGAGAGCGCCCGGAAAATCGTCGGAGATGAACGCGTACGATCAATAGACGTTCCCGCCATGGGCTCCGAGGATTTTGCCGAATATCTTCAGGTCCTCCCCCGTGGGCTTTTCGTCAGGCTTGGGGTTCATTCCCCAGGACAACCCAACCCCATATTCCACAACGGCTCTTTCGTTTTTTCAGAGGAAGCCCTCCCTTACGGAACGGCCTTCTTCGTCCAGTTCGTCCTGGATATGAACGGCGACGACGGACGACAGTAA
- a CDS encoding glutathione ABC transporter permease GsiD (with GsiABD is involved in the transport of glutathione into the cell), with amino-acid sequence MLKSNSLWRYTLIRLRRNYLAVFGVFVLLTLILVSIFAEQVAPYGYAEQDYTMIRKGPSAQHILGTDEFGRDVFSRLVYGSRVSLQVGLVAVSISLLAGGAIGAVAGYFSGRMDNILMRIMDVQLAIPTILLAIVISSVLGPGLFNLMVAVGITSIPRFARLMRASVLSIKEMEFIEAARAMGASHLRIILLYILPNCMAPLIVQSTLSVANAILFAATLSFLGLGVQPPFPEWGGMLSAARPYLRSNAYLSVFPGLAIMITILALNFLGDGLRDALDPKQKR; translated from the coding sequence CTGCTTAAGAGTAATTCTCTATGGCGATACACCCTCATTCGGCTTCGACGAAACTATCTCGCCGTCTTCGGTGTTTTCGTCCTTCTTACCCTCATTCTTGTCTCCATCTTTGCCGAACAGGTAGCCCCTTACGGGTACGCCGAGCAGGACTACACCATGATCCGAAAGGGGCCATCGGCCCAACACATCCTGGGGACCGACGAGTTTGGTCGAGATGTCTTCAGTCGTCTCGTATACGGTTCCAGAGTCTCCCTGCAGGTCGGGTTGGTCGCTGTCTCCATCTCCCTCCTCGCAGGGGGAGCCATTGGAGCTGTGGCTGGATACTTCAGCGGACGGATGGATAACATTCTCATGCGCATTATGGACGTTCAGCTTGCCATACCGACGATCCTCCTGGCCATCGTCATCTCGTCAGTCCTTGGACCGGGACTCTTCAACCTCATGGTTGCAGTGGGTATTACGTCCATCCCGCGATTCGCTCGCCTCATGAGGGCTTCTGTCCTCTCCATAAAGGAGATGGAGTTCATTGAAGCCGCTCGAGCCATGGGAGCCAGCCATCTTCGTATTATCCTCCTCTACATCCTCCCCAACTGTATGGCCCCCCTGATCGTTCAATCTACTCTGAGCGTGGCCAACGCGATACTGTTTGCTGCGACCCTCAGTTTCCTGGGGCTTGGCGTTCAGCCTCCATTCCCCGAATGGGGGGGAATGCTCTCAGCAGCCAGACCCTACCTTCGGAGTAACGCCTACCTCAGCGTTTTCCCTGGATTGGCGATCATGATCACTATCCTAGCTCTGAATTTCCTGGGCGACGGTTTACGGGATGCCTTAGATCCCAAACAAAAACGGTAA
- a CDS encoding peptidase S9 has protein sequence MICTTPVVPSDLLRFAFLSTPQVSPDGSSVCYALHKADQEANRYDSRLWLYNVENDRSVALTASGREKCFCWAADGKRILFASDRHDPPKGSTDLFSIRVDGGEAQFLDRVDIRVTSLIHLGEERYLLAGVNPRTAPHLEEAEYMVFENIPFCANGKGYIAQARGGLYLYRPGSIPKLISAETLDVVRYRLSPDRSKVLVVGPDFRDVRPVRPGLREINLSTGIVTELIPDGQLCCRCADYLDNRVVLSGSRLDRHGVNENVSFYGLEEGELVEFTPWLDRGLRNSIGCDCRYGTADLNLGFFVDGGSLWFVSTDRTRSRLHRLDPDGSVHQVTSRLSSVDDYHVRSGVVAVVGLEGQALQELYLLRDGREHPVTDWNGWLSRERSISTPVFLSSRADPGWDIDGWVMKPTDFREGSTYPAIVHVHGGPKTTFSDVYFHEMQLWAARGYVVAFCNPRGSDGRGNDFDDIRGRYGSVDYDDIMAFTDAVAALPFVDQHRMGITGGSYGGFMTNWVIGHTDRFKAAVAQRSISNWISKVGVSDIGYFFVADQQGADLWDEGGIETLWDHSPLKYADKVVTPTLFIHSEEDYRCELSQGLQMFTALKQHGVPTRMCVFKGENHELSRGGKPRERLARLEEISRWFDKYLKN, from the coding sequence ATGATTTGTACAACGCCCGTTGTCCCGTCGGATTTGCTTCGTTTCGCTTTTTTAAGCACGCCCCAGGTGTCCCCCGACGGTTCGTCGGTGTGCTACGCCCTTCATAAAGCCGATCAGGAGGCCAATCGGTATGACTCTCGACTCTGGCTCTACAACGTGGAGAACGACAGGTCGGTCGCACTGACTGCTTCAGGCAGGGAAAAATGTTTCTGTTGGGCAGCCGACGGCAAACGGATTCTCTTCGCCAGCGACCGGCATGATCCGCCCAAGGGCTCGACCGATCTTTTCTCGATACGTGTCGATGGTGGTGAAGCTCAATTCTTGGATCGAGTCGACATACGTGTGACGTCTCTGATCCATCTTGGAGAGGAACGGTATCTCCTGGCTGGAGTCAATCCCAGGACGGCCCCCCATCTGGAAGAGGCTGAGTACATGGTTTTTGAGAATATCCCCTTCTGTGCCAACGGCAAAGGCTACATTGCCCAGGCGAGAGGTGGTCTGTACCTGTATCGCCCGGGCTCGATTCCCAAGCTCATCAGCGCGGAGACACTGGACGTGGTTCGTTATCGCCTCTCTCCAGATCGGTCAAAGGTCCTGGTCGTGGGCCCCGATTTTCGGGATGTGCGCCCGGTCCGGCCGGGGCTTCGGGAAATCAACCTGTCCACAGGTATCGTGACAGAGCTGATTCCCGACGGTCAGCTCTGTTGTCGATGTGCCGACTATCTTGATAATCGAGTTGTTCTGAGCGGTTCCCGGTTGGATCGCCACGGGGTGAACGAGAACGTCTCCTTCTATGGCCTTGAGGAGGGCGAGCTCGTGGAGTTCACGCCATGGCTGGATCGAGGGCTTCGCAACTCCATCGGCTGTGACTGCCGGTACGGCACCGCCGACCTGAACCTGGGTTTCTTCGTGGACGGCGGCTCCCTCTGGTTTGTCTCCACGGACCGAACCCGATCCCGTCTTCACAGGCTGGATCCGGACGGGAGCGTCCATCAGGTGACCTCTCGTCTGTCGTCGGTGGACGACTACCACGTGCGCTCCGGTGTTGTCGCCGTGGTCGGTCTGGAGGGGCAGGCCCTTCAGGAGCTCTACCTGCTTCGAGACGGTCGTGAACATCCCGTCACGGATTGGAACGGATGGCTTTCACGGGAACGGAGTATCTCGACACCTGTGTTTCTTTCGAGTCGGGCCGATCCAGGGTGGGATATCGACGGCTGGGTGATGAAACCCACGGATTTTCGAGAGGGGAGTACGTATCCGGCTATCGTCCACGTCCATGGTGGTCCCAAGACCACCTTCAGCGACGTGTATTTCCACGAGATGCAGCTTTGGGCTGCCCGAGGCTATGTCGTGGCCTTCTGCAATCCACGGGGGAGCGACGGCCGGGGGAACGATTTTGACGATATTCGGGGGCGATATGGCTCCGTCGATTACGACGACATCATGGCTTTTACCGATGCCGTGGCTGCTCTGCCGTTCGTGGATCAGCACCGCATGGGGATCACCGGTGGCTCCTATGGCGGCTTTATGACGAACTGGGTCATCGGTCATACCGACCGGTTCAAGGCGGCGGTGGCGCAGCGCAGCATCTCCAACTGGATCTCAAAGGTGGGGGTGTCCGATATCGGTTATTTCTTCGTGGCGGATCAGCAGGGAGCCGACCTCTGGGACGAAGGGGGAATCGAGACCTTGTGGGATCACTCGCCCCTGAAATATGCCGACAAGGTCGTCACTCCGACGTTGTTTATCCACTCCGAGGAGGATTATCGGTGTGAGCTCTCGCAGGGGTTACAGATGTTTACGGCCTTGAAACAGCACGGCGTCCCGACCAGGATGTGTGTCTTCAAGGGCGAAAACCACGAGCTGAGCCGGGGAGGCAAGCCCCGGGAGCGACTGGCCCGACTGGAGGAAATTTCCCGATGGTTTGATAAATACCTTAAAAACTGA